Proteins from a single region of Pseudarthrobacter sp. NIBRBAC000502772:
- a CDS encoding FAD/NAD(P)-binding domain-containing protein — MGKSKSIRTAIIGAGPRGTSVLERLLAHAAAHAAAHAAAHSGPASLHIDVVDPYPAGPGHVWQPRQSRLYLMNTQSFYPTVIPEDPRLAPPVAGTTFDRWRAQQQREPMPALTLDERSELAALGSRDFPSRALYGRYLRCTLDELTAKLPDGVTVNFHETTAVSVRPSRDGTAGTPGDGAPGDGSQGDGTPGGTTLSTGTFDVGLAGGGSLTVDSVVLALGHLASRLNPEQRELQAAAAQLGLSYFPPAVPADVDWAAIPAGEPVLVRGMGLNFFDAMGQLTEGRGGKFIDAGIRLEYQPSGQEPVIIAASRRGTPYRAKAALAGYYPASVTLRYLTEAALERFAATGIRPGFDHDLWPLLHRDTLWAYYSTLVRSQPAAVPDASEFLAALEDALRPHAHSAANWEAAVESVLAVHVGPRHRLDLPGLASPLAGRSFGSRAELDAAVVEYLLDDARRSALGEEDPVKMAIGALHHGRAVLKTAVADGGITDESWVAGLRGWFESFVEGLASGPPALRAEQLAALARAGVVSFVGPDPRFSVDRRSGRFTAVSPWVNGPPVAAKTMVEALAPANRVSANDSPLLEQLLADGMVRPRLMMTAEGAPVQATGLDVAPHPYRPVAANGSVTEGLYVLGLQLSATQWGTAIAAEALQPGGPSYASGQRTLRDADEIAQAILGH; from the coding sequence GTGGGTAAATCGAAGAGCATCCGGACAGCCATCATCGGCGCCGGACCGCGGGGAACCAGTGTGCTGGAGCGCCTGCTCGCACACGCCGCCGCACACGCCGCCGCCCACGCTGCTGCCCACTCCGGCCCCGCATCCCTCCACATCGACGTCGTCGACCCCTATCCGGCGGGTCCGGGGCACGTGTGGCAGCCCCGTCAGTCCCGGCTGTACCTCATGAACACCCAATCCTTCTATCCCACGGTCATCCCTGAAGACCCCCGGCTGGCGCCGCCCGTCGCGGGCACCACGTTCGACCGCTGGCGTGCCCAGCAGCAGCGTGAGCCGATGCCGGCCCTGACACTGGACGAGCGGTCCGAACTGGCTGCCTTGGGATCGCGGGACTTCCCCAGCCGGGCGCTGTACGGCCGCTACCTGCGCTGCACGCTGGACGAGCTGACGGCAAAACTGCCCGACGGCGTCACCGTCAATTTCCACGAAACGACGGCCGTGTCGGTGCGCCCGTCGCGCGACGGAACAGCGGGGACGCCAGGGGACGGCGCCCCGGGGGACGGTTCTCAAGGGGACGGCACCCCAGGCGGGACAACCCTTAGTACCGGAACGTTCGACGTCGGACTCGCCGGCGGCGGTTCCCTCACGGTCGATTCCGTGGTCCTCGCCTTGGGGCACCTGGCGTCCCGGCTGAACCCGGAACAGCGGGAACTCCAGGCAGCGGCCGCTCAGCTGGGCCTGAGCTACTTCCCGCCGGCCGTCCCGGCGGACGTCGACTGGGCCGCGATTCCGGCCGGCGAACCGGTCCTGGTCCGGGGCATGGGGCTGAACTTCTTCGACGCGATGGGCCAGCTCACGGAGGGCCGCGGCGGAAAGTTCATCGACGCCGGAATCCGGCTCGAGTATCAGCCTTCCGGCCAGGAGCCCGTGATCATTGCAGCCTCCCGCCGCGGCACCCCGTACCGGGCCAAGGCCGCGCTGGCCGGCTACTACCCGGCGTCGGTCACCCTGCGGTACCTGACCGAGGCCGCGCTGGAACGGTTCGCTGCCACCGGAATCCGCCCGGGTTTCGACCACGATCTCTGGCCCCTGCTGCACCGCGACACCCTCTGGGCCTACTACTCCACCCTGGTGCGCTCGCAGCCTGCGGCCGTCCCCGATGCGTCCGAGTTCCTGGCCGCGCTGGAGGATGCGCTGCGGCCGCATGCCCACAGCGCCGCCAACTGGGAGGCCGCGGTGGAGAGCGTCCTTGCAGTGCACGTCGGGCCGCGGCACCGGCTGGACCTGCCGGGCCTCGCGTCTCCCCTGGCGGGCAGGTCCTTCGGATCGCGCGCTGAACTGGATGCCGCCGTCGTCGAGTACCTGCTCGATGACGCCCGCCGGTCCGCACTGGGCGAGGAGGATCCGGTGAAGATGGCCATCGGCGCGCTGCATCACGGGCGCGCGGTGCTGAAAACGGCAGTGGCCGACGGCGGTATCACCGATGAGTCCTGGGTGGCCGGCCTGCGGGGCTGGTTTGAGTCATTTGTGGAGGGCCTGGCCAGCGGGCCGCCCGCGCTGCGCGCTGAACAGCTGGCTGCCCTGGCGCGTGCCGGCGTGGTCAGCTTTGTGGGGCCCGACCCCCGGTTCAGCGTGGACCGCCGATCAGGCCGCTTTACCGCCGTCTCGCCCTGGGTGAACGGTCCGCCGGTGGCGGCGAAGACCATGGTGGAGGCCCTCGCGCCGGCCAACCGCGTGTCCGCGAACGATTCACCGCTCCTGGAACAGCTCCTCGCGGACGGGATGGTGCGGCCCCGGCTGATGATGACGGCGGAAGGTGCGCCGGTGCAGGCCACCGGGCTGGACGTTGCGCCGCACCCGTACCGGCCGGTGGCGGCCAACGGCTCGGTGACCGAGGGTCTCTATGTGTTGGGCCTCCAGCTTTCGGCCACGCAGTGGGGCACTGCCATCGCCGCGGAAGCGCTCCAGCCGGGCGGCCCCTCGTACGCCAGCGGGCAAAGGACACTCCGCGACGCCGACGAAATCGCGCAGGCGATCCTCGGGCACTGA